The DNA window TAAAGAATAATGTGAGTGTGTAaaagagtgaagagaaagagaagagaaagggctgctgtcatgggcagcagccctgcagctgcaaggcagcaagagagatgggagttgagtgattagatactcctccatgtatttattgtattctttctctactctaataaaatggactctctcccgtggatgtaggcggttttgccgaaccacgtgaaatattgtgtctcagtgtgcttctcctccgttgagcaattatcagaacatcaccggtcaccggattccgcgcccaacaattggtatcagagcatatggttaaagtggtgtttgattttttgctcaaaaatgaaagttgtcaaaattgtgttttgaccataccactgtgtagaggaggaagagacgaagccactggtgaaaaccgcgTCGAAATCGGACATCGGAATCTCCTTCACGCGCCGTCACGCTCCGGCGAGGTGACTGGCCACGCGCGCAGACGCGCGCCACGCGTCAcacgcgtcttcttcgcccggatggctgacccgacccgaataccagacGACCCGACCCACGTGCCTGACCCGGATAAGGGTGACGTCATCATGACGTAATTTGTGACGTCAGCATGCACAGTAAGCATGGCCCATGATGACATCAACATGACATAATGGTGACGTCATCTAAGTGGGCCTACTGCCACGTCAGCGCCGCGGAGCCGAGCCGAGCTAAATgagagccgagccgagccgagccgagttggaactgagccgagccgcgagccgagggataggatccagtgcagctgatcctacgtgcaaccggatctgagattgaatctgagccgttgatcaggccagaattgttttgatcaaatcttagccgtctgatgtgcgatttggacgattcaagacatgtttccagctaacttgatcattccggatgcaatggtacagtccgatcgttgagattcgagaccaaaaatggcagtggtgaattattgaagagagattgcccgatcaggaggcatctgagggtcatcatggtggtcgatggagaagaagaagaagaaggtgcacatgtttacccaattacatgtgctagactgttaaatgggaaaatgtaatgccttgatggaaggcaaaattgggacactctggacacccggttatgtggacaattagaggtggagagtgaaaattgacgaagaccaatcttgacaaATCTAAGCACTGAtagtctcgctagatgttgagaaatcatgtattaaacctgtatattccagatcacttgtaaaggaaagccgcaacaaagctagcaaatggttgtatatacgaagagacagtacgatggatagatatagcctaagaagttctgtctaggagattgggttttaagcgggaccgttgtgacccctccaatctttcctgggaacttgcttagtggaaggattatccatacggtactattttcgtatatatagcagtttgtaatgaaacggttgaagactagcaggatgacggcacaaggggaacagttgggttccgtatgatcaaggatctgatggagtggtgatttctctgAAGAAGTTAGATTCAGTGACTGTAATTTCTCGAGGGGAGatttgatgaagaccctgataatggaagagaaatacagcaaggaatgaagattggcaccctattttgacttggccaggtgttgtgacaggatgagctgctgtcaaacataagcaaggaatagggagaaatctggagaatagaaattgcacgagggcacatggagattgtgcaagagtacccgagggatccaacgaggtactgaaatgagacaacaggtgcaaggagaagaagtgttcccagatgaagctcagagcagagactgttaaagttttgtacaacaggaagtcttttatgctcttgataaagacaacaggcgaagacctttccaatgcatgcaaggatggaaagagagctgttgcagaggcacctaattgagggggcaaacgcctgtgataaaaggcgaccgcctatgatgaaaggcgaagccaccaaagagagttggtgttaggtggagctgtcaagcagaaaggcgtagaagctccaaacatagaaatcgaggtggaggattgcgaggagtataccgcaactttctctttctatgtagttagtggcagtaatctctcccaagtccacatggtggtagagaatcttggagccgcTGGAGTCATCCCcaatgaaggaggatgagaccgccCCATGACAGCGggcggagacaccttagagagaaggtgtgagggccatgatatgagcccaGAGTTCAagccgccgcatgacgacgagcggagacacctcatgagaaggtgtgagggccaggaTAGGAGCCCAAGTTCAGAACACCccagagccgatgtgatggctagatataagtggacagatggatagccaatgaagtggctatgatgagtatgaagacaaatgcaggattgactttcatggatattgcccccatgctaaagatcaatgagctagaagacatttgccttggacaataagtgtgtgacttgtggagcattaagacgcggctgctatgaaggagcagagggcatgcgcaggttccgggaacgagttgactcttgtcaaggtggtgagctcggtaatggcattgtaatactcagagtatggagatagatatggatcaacctttaatgggctgcccccatggttaaaggtggagagctacctggactcttacgactaagagcgagagactcatggagaagtaaggcgtggttcctatggtggaacagagggcaggcgcaactcctggatgagtagactcttggaagagtggtgggcttgtgatcatattgagatactcaaataatgactgtcgcacttggaatatccgtttgagggggtgttgtaagccttggtgtaaggcttgataaatcattccggaccgagcatggctgatacgctcgaaggggaatgttgtgtcccagagacaagcgttaacactcttcagatgtgatgtgtgagaccatctggttgaagtgatcctttggtgtaagcaaaggtgtgctttggtgactctggttattgaaaggtttggcgagtacctgtaaacttggccacggacgctctcggaatggtaagcttggaagagctgcaagatgcaagcttgtgctgaaaaagcaagaggacaattgcccacataaatggcaaagggggtgattgttaggataTTGTCATTTATTGGCAATACCCCACCACCACTAAGTGGTAGCACCATTAGTGCCACTAATGGTGGCATGTTTTAAGGTCTTCTTGTCCCACCATTGTctcccatgtgcagctgctggaaagaagaagagaagccaccattagCCTATAAATGAGGCATGCAAAGAGAGCTATGTGAGATAAAGAATAATGTGAGTGTGTAaaagagtgaagagaaagagaagagaaagggctgctgtcatgggcagcagccctgcagctgcaaggcagcaagagagatgggagttgagtgattagatactcctccatgtatttattgtattctttctctactctaataaaatggactctctcccgtggatgtaggcggttttgccgaaccacgtgaaatattgtgtctcagtgtgcttctcctccgttgagcaattatcagaacatcaccggtcaccggattccgcgcCCAACAAGTCTTACTCTATGGAAATGTCTAAAGACTTAGTTGACATGTCTGTGTTTTCTGAGTCATCTCAAGGTAAGCATGCTTCTGTCTTTGGAGCCCATGCcatgaaattcactttccatgAAGAACGCTTCAGATCAtagttaatttatcattttttatttgacaaaataGTTTACATAAATTCCCTGTTTTGCCTCTCTATCCAAACTGAGAACAATAGTAACCTCTTAAGATGGTTCACTTCAAGGAAAAGCAAGCCAGTGGATCATTTTTTTGGGATAGCTAGAAAACTCTAGGTTGAATTTTTCTGCACTGTATTGCCACTGAGCAATAACTTAAATATAATTGCACATGCTACAGAGAAGGGAACTCACAATTCTGATTGACTATCTAATATAAGATCTAATGCAAAGTTAGGAATCAAATATCTTCCTGATCCTCTACCAGAACTCCTGAACTTACTTTCAGCTGATCATTGTAGGTTTGCTTGTAATGGTATCCATGATAATTAGTTAGTATTTGTGTACTTGGGCCTGTGGGCCCTTCTCTGTACCAAAAAAAATGCACATCAGTTCGTCATGGAAATGGAACTCTTTCTTCCCGAGAATATGCAATTAGTATATGCTGTTTTTTCTGCCTGTTTACTTGGATAACAAACAGCTGGTTTCTTGTTCTAACTTCCAACTCGTAAAACATGTTTCAATTTTGGCAACTGAACTTTTGAAGCTGAACTAAAGTTGGTGAAATTCCATTGTTTTATAGGAAAGCTGTCTGTGGAGGGAAGAATACTGAACAAGTTTGATGTGAGGCCTCATAGTGAAAACCTTGAGAACTATAGAAAAATCTGTcgtgaaagaacaaaaaagtacATGGTCAAGAGTAGACAAATAAAGGTCTGCTTTACACTAAACATCTTTTCTTCATGCTTTTTATGGATGATCAATTCTCTTTGACCCTCTCCTTGTTCCCATTTCAGGTCATCGACAATGACACCGGGAGTCATATGATGCCTATGCCGGGGATGATTATATCTGGAATCGCTGTACTGTCCTTTTTCTACATATTTGTCAATGTTTTTTCACCTTGCTTTTTGTGGAGGCACTTTCTTTTTTGCTATTACCAGATAGATTAGTGATATTTATGATATGGACTATTCTAAACATTTGTGTTTGCAATAGGATAAGAAGAAACTGCCAATCAAGGCATCAGATATGAAAAGGACGAGAAGAGACCGTAGAGAAATGGAAGGGATTATGTTTAagctttttgaaaagcaaccaaacTGGACACTAAAACAGCTGATCCAAGAGACAGACCAACCTGAAGTATGTTTTTTGACCACTTAGTTTTTGCAAATGTGCTTATGCTACTGTTTGGATCTTAGTAACAATAGTGtgtgtaaaaatataattaaaaattctatGTGTGTATGATACCCAGAATTAGTGGTTAGAGTTCTTTTTAGTGCCGTGTGTCATATTTTCGATCTTCCAAGTCATTTTACATGTCCATATTGTTGCCATATGATGCTGTATTGAAAGCATGCAAAAACATATTGCTTTTAGAGGAATATATGATTTCATGAACTATGCAATCATGAGTTTGACAAACTTTGCCACGCATGACCTTTAGATCAACAGAGAATATAGTGTATATTTGGACATTTGACTTGTTAGGCGCTGTTTCTAAATATGGGTCTTTACAAAGCTGTAAGACAAGTTGGGGTGCTCTGATTATCTCTTTGTTTGTGTAGGGTGAAAGTGCTCTAATTTGATCTTCTCATAGTAATTTGAAGAATTCCATCATTATGCTTACCTGCTATACCCATGTTTAAACATTACAGGCTCTTACTATTTAGTATATTACTACTTTTGGTTTCTGTTATGAACTCATCCTTTAACACCATGATAAGAAATTATTCACCAAATTCCAAGCTGTTCAGCTATGAAAAGTACATGCACTCTGCATCCAAACACTAGGCAAAAGTTCTTTGAACCTTTAGTTGAAATTCAAATATCTCTCACTAACAGGTTCAAATGGGCATGAGGCATGTCTTTTTAGAATGGTTATGACCACATGCTTCATGTTAGTTGACCTCATGATTGCATCCTTTCATTGGATGGTTTTCTACACCTTGTCTCTGGATTTTGAATGAAATTATTCGACTcatcaaaaccctaattttgaTTGCTAGAGTTCCAAGATTTTACATAATATTGTTTCTTGCAGATTTTAGCAATTCTATCTATTTTAACCAGGGTTTCTCTATGCTGGGAAATTCAGAAGCTCTGTTTATCTCCAATATGGAGCTTGTTTCAAAATTCAGAATAACTGTGACTTTGcatgcttctttttatttttgaacatTTCGAACAAGCCTGGGCAGATGGTGCTCCATGAATTGTCACACTAGAATAACTTTATCATCTATTGACCATCCTTCTTCTTCCGTCCCCCTTCTGGATtgcagacaaaaaaaatatagttttggcTGTTTCAAAAACTTACGAGGCCAGCCACCAGGATCTTTTAAGGCTTATGTgaaataccttttattttcttttgaaatgcTTGTTTTAAGATTTGCTTTTTTGCCATATTCTCTGTTGAATTTCAGTATAGAAGTATTTTGTCCTTGCCTTCTCTGTCTCATTATTACCTTGTCTTTCTGCAGCAATTTGTTAAAGACATGCTTAAAGACCTTTGTGTCTACAACAACAAGGGAAGTAATCAAGGATCATATGAGCTGAAGCCGGAATACAAGAAATCAAACGAGGAACCAGCGCCTGAATAGATTTAGTATTGCTGATGAATGACTGCAGAAAGGAGCTCTATTAATAGTAATTTGTACTGTTCTCCTTTTCCCTAAACTACTTTCCTGATGCCCTCTTTCTAATGAAATTGACTCGTATGCAAGAGGGCAGGCCGTGAAGGAAGAAACAGTAGGCGTCTTTGCTTTTTAACCTCTAGTTCTCAGATCAGCACACGATGGCAATTTTGTCAACTTTCTGTAAATACAAACTTGGCCACATATTTCATTCAGAGTATTGTCATTTACGAGCATGTTTAATGTCTGACCCTTTCAACTATGActgttctttcattttcttgccAAACAAAGGCTGTCCTTGGCTACTGATCAGTGATTTCTGATACTGGCCCATGTTGTGAATTTGTTGGTATGGGACCAGTCATAATAATGTTTGTTTATGTCCAACGGATTGCAAAGGTAAATGGTCGAAAATACAAGGATTTTGCTCAGTAAACAAGAACATTTGCCCAGTTAACTTATTGCAGAGAGCTAATTTGGTCATTTGCAACGAGCTCGTGAACTGATTTTTGcctacccaaaaaataaaagttcgcGGAGATAATGGCTGGTTAAAGAATTTGAGTTGGCTCACACAGCACCTCAGAATGAGTGGTGGActtttccttcaaaaaaaacACACCATATGCCTCATGCATGGACACCTTGTCAATGTTTAAAATGTTTCAtgtctaattttaaaattgataaaattttaaatttatcagtTAAAATTTCACGGTTATTaaagattttatataattattaattttaaaatttataaaattaattaaagtacatattttatctttaaacagtactgcaaaaaatatatttccatgtcggaataaaataataatagtgccaagaatcatttattaaaaattgcatGATCAAGGCTgttctaaaattaatcaaaggtGCTTGAAGTCATCAACCACCTTATCGCTAACTTCCAACTAAAAGCAGAGATCTTGAAAGCCATCTGTATCCATTCACGAGGATGATTAGATTTTGCTCGAACATCACTTTTACTATTCCCAGACTTATTGTTAGTGGGAAAGATATATACCAAGCACGTGACTTTATTTACTTGGTGAAGTTATTCCAGCACTTGTTCCTCTCCACCAGTATCTCAGCTTCTTAAGCACTAGATTGTAAGATGACATGACTCTGAAAAAGATGGCATAACATTGCTATAACGAAGAGTTAGTAAAAACCCATTAAACTTGGtgtatagttttaataattcaaaataattaattttagattaagTTTTTGGCTCTTGATCGGGACGAATGAGAGTTAAAAtacttaatgaaaaataaataaaaactcagaagaagaaaaagatgaaataCTTTGATACACATGtttctccattattttttatttataggtaaaatttCATGTTCTTTCCCTTGATATTAgacattttgtttttggatctTAGCTAGTTAGATGATTATTATCTGATAATATGCCTAGAAACTACGAATCAATGGAGTTAATTGTCAATAAGATATTTGTGATACAATGGAAAACCCAAATTTAGTATTCACATATGGAAAAGCTTgtgcctttttttaaaaaagaagtaatttATTATCTGTAAGTAAATAATAAGGTAAACAAATCCATAAGTCCGAATCCTAATGTGAAAAGGAAATAACGAAGAATCCCAAACcttatttaaattaagaataaagTCTCCATCCACCAGCTCCGACCAAACCAAACAACACAAAAGCATGCTACTCCAACGTTGACATTTACAACACTAGAACATCCAAGGCGTGTGCTTAGCACGTCGTCGTTTACAccctctctttcttctcttgaACAAGTTTCTCTCTTTCTCAACTTTGATTCCTTTCTTTGTCTCTTCAATTCCTcaaaaaaacccttttttactcagttttttctattttgatttctGGGTTTTAATTATAACATCAGCGCAAGAGGTATGGCATCTTAAagtttcttgctttctttcggTTTTTTAGATCCTTGTTTTCGACGTTTTTTCTGGCATTGTTTGGtgttttgctttatttcattataattgAGATTTGTTGATTCCAGAGGGTTAATGGTTTGCTAAAGTTCGATAATTTAGaggtttaaagaaaaaaacattaatgggGTTTTCTGGAAGTCAAATGGGTTTCATTTTTTCCCGGGTAAAGACAATTCGATAAATCTTAAACTCTGTAGCTCTTGTAATAAAAAGTTTTGTGTAGTGATCTGTTGAGATATTAGATCATG is part of the Populus alba chromosome 10, ASM523922v2, whole genome shotgun sequence genome and encodes:
- the LOC118059954 gene encoding uncharacterized protein — encoded protein: MDDEASNGSSGNNNNNNKNLTNDNNNKSPVLGGFLDASKAEKSVWLMKCPSIVSRFLRSQEHEGGDGDASSPPVAKVIVSVDPLKSNDDDNSATEFTMEMAGTGPGDGLKSYSMEMSKDLVDMSVFSESSQGKLSVEGRILNKFDVRPHSENLENYRKICRERTKKYMVKSRQIKVIDNDTGSHMMPMPGMIISGIADKKKLPIKASDMKRTRRDRREMEGIMFKLFEKQPNWTLKQLIQETDQPEQFVKDMLKDLCVYNNKGSNQGSYELKPEYKKSNEEPAPE